The Cryptomeria japonica chromosome 6, Sugi_1.0, whole genome shotgun sequence genomic interval ACCATGTATTCAAAAAATAATTAACAACACGTAAAATATACCAAACACATACAAAATCAATGGAATAGAATGCAACCACAAGATTACACAAGAATCAAATATTTACATGGGAAATCCTTATAGGAGAAATCCTACCACCAAAATAATTTCACAATTATACTATtcataattaataaatattcagTTCAAAAAGGTCTTTAATAGAGTACATCCATCTATAACATACTGCTTTTACAACCACTATAGTTTTTGAAACCAAAAAATGTTCAATCTAGTGCTATCAATGAACTTGTACAATTATCCAATCTTGAACTTTTCCCAAGGGTTGATACACATAGATgaatgcacaaaaaaaaaaaaaccatctaATTGTCCAATCAATTAAGGAATATCAAGAGCCATTCAACTATAATCCAACCATATTATGGTGTCATACCACATATATCACCAAGTATTACATGTCTCCATATGAATGACCACCTTGTATCCATAGTTGTTACCACACACTATGAATTAATAATTACAACCTTAATGTTGTCAATATACACATATTTCTAGTATAGTCACCATTACCAACTCCTCACTTGTAGTAACGCATACaaatacaaatttatttttgaTTTCTTGTGATACCTTGTTTCATCTTCTAGAATATTCTCGTGCTTTTAAAGTGTACCACATGTACTCCATCTTTCTTGTAAGTTTTCTTGCATCACTCTTCATGATTCTAGCAAAAAATCATTTTTGTAGTTAGTTTTGATTTTTCATTCTAAATTACAAGTACAATAGTTGTCACAATAACCCACATGTAAACAAACCATGTATGTTCCACACTAAAACATAccaccacaacatcaccacttgtAAGCCACCATATATTTCAAGTACCACAATACCTAAAAttcattgcatttcactacattaTACTCTAGATAAACTCTTTCTACAAAGAATATCTATAAGTGAATATCACCTAGGTCCCAAAATGAATCATATCACCTGGATTGAGAGTGTAAAACATCACTCATGAAAAAAAAAATAGCTACGTATTTAAATTAATATAGATTTTGTAATTTCTTCTAGAAAGATTTTGTAATTAAAATAGATTTTGTAGCTTCTTAAAAGAATTTAAACTTAATCATGTGGAGATCAAAACAAAGAAATTGGATGGAAGAGCTTATTTAACTATATTTACACATGTTTATAAACCTCCTCCTTTCTTTGTATTTAGACTATATACCTCTTTTTATATCCTATTCTTACATAGTCTTCTCTTTTGAAAATCTTAATTTTGCAATGCATTTATGTTATTTTCTTTGCATGGTCCTATGGTCTTTTTATTACTAATACAATTAATAtaagtttattaaaaaaataaaagagataagagataaaagaaagaaatgaaacaaagatttattagttggttttgttttaaaattaaattttataattttataaataaaaaaatgcttaaagataaattaattttcatatttaatatTTGGGGTTCTTctcatagtgtgttggttaagtggtagATTTGTGCCTTTACTAATCCAAATTTCAACCAATGTTTTGTCAGATTtattatgaaattaaataatttaccaaaatatcatcaaaaatcaaatctcactgaaaattagaagaaaaaaaatataaattattttttcaaaattgaTGCATCCCCCAAAATAATAAAgtcttatatttaatattattatgtaATATAACTGATAAAAAGATCATTTAAATTAGATacatcttaaataaataaataagatattttccTTAGATTTAATATTGCCACAAAGCCTTCAAAGTCCTTTTGACGTCTCATAATCAGTCTACATGCAAATCTGGTATTAGAGATCTACGTGCCACCTGAGTCCAAGAGCAAAACTAGTATATAGTCCAAAATCTACACTGTTAAACTTTATGagcaaataataaataaacatCATTACAATAGAATATTGAATATCCAGCTGTGAATGACCATTGAAATGCTTCAAGTTTTAAACAGCATccctgaaattcattaaaataacaGGCCTGCAACAGGCAACATACAATTTATATGAGAAATAAAGATAAGGATAAGAATTTTAAATTTCAGAATAATGCAAAAGATTCTTTTGATAGGCATTATCTTGAAGATGTGGGGCACTTATTATTATTTCAATGAAAGTTTTAAGACTGGCCTGAACCATTCAAACTAGCTAACCAttttaaaacccattttagattcCTGTAGTTGCAGCCCTTCACTAGCTTCCATCCATAACCTAAAAAATTCTTCACAGATAATGTGGATTCAATCAATATTGAATGATTTCTTCAAGGCCATAAAGTGAGGGGCATGAAAAACTTGTCAAATTatgacaattttaaaaaaataattcaaaactaTGGTGGTGGCATCTTCTGTCATCACAGATCCCAATTATATACAATGTCTAATCTGCATTACTCGGTTGTTAAAGCTTTGGTTGGGTTGTCTCTGTATCATATATTCTTATTCTTCTTCAACAATCTTTGCTTGAGATTTAGTGCTCTGTACAATGGATATAATTAGAATTAGACCCATAATCCTTCTTGTTGTGATGCTTTTGGCCTTTCAAACACCCATCTGTAATGGAGGAAGGTTCAGGCTTCAAAGCTCTTTAGTTTTCCACTTTCAGCATGGACTGCATAGACTTGGTAAGATCAgtgaatcattttttaattattgttttgtttttgaattagTATGATTTTGTTTACATCAATGTTACGGATCACATTTTGTGATCCATTATCAGAATGAGAGTGAGAATGGTATGAATGAAATATATCAAAGATTTTATGCAAAATCGACTGATCCGACGAGATGATTTTTTTTGGTATGTTTAGAAGCAGTTTATGCAAGGACTGAGAGCAATGGGAATATAGAATATGGCCTTAGAACTGATGAATTATtgaaaggaaatgaagaaaatgggATTgctgaggaagaagaagaggaggaggaggagagaagATATGAGAGAAAAGTTTATCCCGCTGATAAACTTTTGCAGACCAACAAAGCAGATGGAACAGTATCTTACATACTGGGTGGTTATTAAACCAGAATGTGAGGATTAATGAAAGTGTATGGATTTCTAATATATGGACTTTTGTTTATACCTTTTATTCAGCCTTTCCCACAATTAAGGCTTTGCATTTTTATCAATGGATTTTACACAGTTTTTTTTTGTATATCTTGTATAATTTCAATGGCTTGATATTCTTTCAGCTTATTGCAATGTAGCAGAGCTTGTAAATTGTTCCTAGTTTAGAATTTTGATCCTTAGATCTTATTTGGTGTATGATTTGAGTGTATTCTTTTCACAATTTGTGAGTTCATATTAAGAAAATCATTCTCATTCATTTTCTTTTGAGTTATGGAGTATGTTATGTAGTGAGAAATACATTGAGATTCATTATGAGTTTGAACATGGTTCAATTTCAATTCAGTGCTATCTTAAGTTTCCTGACACCATCAAAGTATAAACTAATTAGGATACAGCCTTGAGAAGGAAAATAAACATCCCTCCCCTATAGAGGATGCATAAGTAAAACCAGTATTCAGCATTGATGCAATAGATGTACATAAATTAAGTGTTTTAGAAAATAGTAGATATATAGTAAAAAAATTCCAATAGATGataatagatgatatgatatgattCATCAATTGCAAATACTCATTTTTGTATGTTCTTGTAATGGGTTGACATTTAAGTTTAACTTCTTGCACGTCAAAGTTGTTTGGTTCCCctagtttgtatttttctagatCACTTCTTTGGTCTTTATTAGTTTATCTCCATGCCTTTTGTGTCTTAATGTCTTTCTCTCTAGCTTTTCTAGCTTTAACATTAATTGGTTTTGCCTAATATGGTGAAAATGTCATTGTAACTCAAGGGCCACCATGATGATTTCACTTTCAACATGACAATATTGCAGCCAATTTGACAATTTCGAAATCATTGTGGCTATGACATGTGGTAGTTTCACTTGATGTAAGAATTGTCATAGTCTTCCCCTTCCAAATTTTCTACACTTGAAACTCCCTTTCCTACTCCTAGCATCTTTGCAACCCCTACCCTTCACCCCCTAGCATTTCTTAAACTCATTTTGTATTTGTTTTCATAGATCCTCTAATTAAGCACAAAGAAACTTTGCCATTTTCTTTTTTGCTTATTCTAGATCTACAAACTTTGATTGAACTTTTCTCATCCTTCATCTCACACCAAACTCTATGTCCATGTAAGATTGGTTGGATGACTAGTTGCATGAGAGAGGCAAAATTAAGGATTTTCTCTTGAGGAACAATTTGTCTTTTTCACTAAATCTAGCCCCAACTCTCTTAGGACAAGGATACCAAGTTATATTTTTGTTTATTGtagtattttctttgtttgttagtGATTTAGTTTGTTATAATTAGTTTTTAGTATAGTCCACATTAGTTTATGCTAGACATGTGCTCTCTTTAGCACATAATCACATGTTTTTTGTGTTTCCTTTTTATCCTATAAAGCTAGATTTTGTATGTTCTTTGATTGATTGTATTAATTTTAAACTCTACGATATTCCAAGCCCATCTAACTAGCTTCAACCTCTTCGAAAAGAACTGTGCTACCATCAAGGACTCTACACATCTCTTTATCCATCATAATTAGTTTGTTTTAGACCTTATCCCttggtttttcctttttcttccatcTTCTAGAAACCCTTCGCTATAATTAGGAAGTCATTAAGAGTATTAGGAATCCTTCTAGTGTAATTGCACACTTTTAAAGCACTTACATATATAGGAATCTTATTTCTAGACCTCATTACATTATTCTTGGCTTACTAGGACCCTATAAATGCTTAGTACACATTGCTTTGTTATAATGTAGCCTTGCAAATACTTTTTGCTCACTATTTGATTCTATTTATTATCTACACTACCTTGATTGTCATTGTTTGAGCATCATAGATCATCAACCCACTTTTTTAAGGACCCAATCTTGAATTTACGCACCACATACCCATCATAAATGCTTAATTATTCCTTGTCATAGGTGTTGTAGAGAAATATACTACTTATTTGTGGTACATCTATTGTGTTTAATCCTTATTGAGCATTCTTAAAACTATTATACTTATTGTCCCTACTCATAATATCtctcaatttgtgctcaaacattACAAAATAATCCTTATCACATTTATTCATATATTGTTTTTATGCAAGCATTTTTTTTCTATATCATAATGaccttgaaaagaaaaaatattagaaaacatTAAAAAAACCAAAAGCATCTAGTGTAGAACCACTTGTATCCCCACACTTTCATGTGCCTTGGTATCTAATTCAACATCATTGAGGAGTTTGGAGATGATGAATTtcttgcttctaccttctttattCTTGTCCTTAAGCAACTAGACATGCTCAAAGAATAATTAACTACTTCTTCACTGTTGACTTTGAGACTCACTTCTTTGCTTACATGTAGATTCAATCACATTTGAGTAGTGCTTCCTATCCATATTTTTCTACATGTTGTTTAGGTGTAGGAAATATTTCTACCCATTCATTTAAAAGGAACCCCTTTATACCTACTCCTTCAAGTACAACTCTAGCCTTCTTAGGAAATCTAGAGGCCTAAAGAGAAACACCAACCTTATGCTTATGCCTTCCTCaatcatattttgctttgtgtGGCTTTTGGTCAAGAACTAGCATGATTTATTTTGTTTGACAACACAACATGATTAAGCAACAACATAATACTAATACCACCTAACTAGTTTCTAAGTGTGGTGGCAGGGATTCCCCATTTCTTTATTGCACTTATTGTTGAGATTTCATTCTCCTCAATGCATTTAAGAGTTGGATCCATGTCCTCTTTGGTTCACTCCCATTGCACTGCAATCTTCTTGGTTCTAGAGTAGTTGATATAGGAGCATCCCGAAGAACTAGAGACCAAACCTACAAGAGGAAGTGTGTTAAACTTTTCCAAACCTTGTGGAGCCTATTCAGTGTGTCACATAGTGGATATGGGACTACACAATCTTTAGATGGGTTCGCACCCATCCACATCTAGTTTTGAACCTTCAAGAATCTGGGGTTGACACACATGTTACACTAAAAATTAGACCTAGGAACCAATGAAGGTCGACATGGATCATTTATAGTGTTTGGATCTAATATATATACAATTTAAAACTCTTGAGAGGGTCATCCATATTTAGAGAACAATAGTTAGGGCAAGGTAGATTTATAAGACTTTTGTTTTAGTATTTTCTCTGTAATAAGTCTATGGCGGCTTGAGCGCCAACATGTCGGCTAATGGGTCAAATGCATTTGACATGTGAGGACCTATAGGCATGTAAGAATTTTATCATACTCTATAAAGTATTCTATATAGTTCGTATTTTTGTTTTGCAttcatttttaattatatattgtatcaagtggtattagagtgagatTTGAGTCCTATGGAAGTGTGTGTTATGAAATGATCTTGTTGTAGATAGATCACTGACTAGAGGCATGTTGTGGGTGTTGTCAACAAAATATTGAATTGAGGTAGTTGTAACTAGATCGCCAAATTGAGGCAGTCACAGCTAGAGTCAAAGGATAGATATCGTCAAGAAGGATGCCAATAATGGCCAATGTTACTAGAAGGGTAGAAAAGATGATGGATATGATGAGAACCATGAAGAACTAGCTGGATGCCATGGAAGGGGATCTAGAGAAAGGGCATAAACCCAAGACTAGAGGAGGAAAGTGATGATGAGGAGCCAAGGATATAAGATCAGGGATAAGAAATCCAAGAAGAGGAAGAATCATATCAAATCAAAACGATGAAGGctatcagcaagatcgagaaaagagtGATGATTGAAATTTTGAGTTATGT includes:
- the LOC131030560 gene encoding uncharacterized protein LOC131030560, translated to MDIIRIRPIILLVVMLLAFQTPICNGGRFRLQSSLVFHFQHGLHRLEAVYARTESNGNIEYGLRTDELLKGNEENGIAEEEEEEEEERRYERKVYPADKLLQTNKADGTVSYILGGY